A DNA window from Anastrepha ludens isolate Willacy chromosome 6, idAnaLude1.1, whole genome shotgun sequence contains the following coding sequences:
- the LOC128868175 gene encoding kinase D-interacting substrate of 220 kDa B isoform X3 — protein MKLSKSFDELILSASRLSLNNLRSPTRKKTKNHLNRYGDSMGSLAHRALLQYVDSNDLSGLRAILDSRHLSVDDRDENGTTGLMVVAGRGLTVFVREFLARGADVQAEDNDNWTALLCAAKNGHFDIVQLLIDNGADVEHRDMGGWTALMWAAYRGHTDLVRFLLEKGADVNVHGNYHLGPLLWAAGRGFKEIVDLLVQRGAKVNVGDKYGTTALVWACRKGNAEIVDTLLKAGANVDTAGMYSWTPLLVATSDGHTDCVTSLLEKRPNVNALDKDGMTALAIASREGFQEICAALIAAGAYINIQDRAGDTPLIHAVKGGHRGVVEALLKKHADVDIQGKDRKTGIYTAVEKGHTHIVKLLLSTNPDLEAATKDGDTALLRAVRNRNLEIVLMLLDRKAKVTASDKRGDSCLHIAMRARSKAIVEALLRNPKNSQLLYRANKAGETPYNIDTIHQKTILGQVFGARRLNTNEDSEGMLGYELYSSALADVLSEPTLTTPITVGLYAKWGSGKSFLLNKLRDEMNNFARQWAEPPIKTSGLLFIVNLHIALVLGTIVGLSSWSAMWGTIAAILYLVLTYLLLASIKYANNHMDVYWAYSVQHGIKKRIGRLRLILQVAFCHPPGAQADAQAKPVRFHFAEASSASPTGEGAVTHMLAALFEAIESHYGWLSTRLYRAFRPKALKATSGWRWRRMCCMPIVIIFELALLTLITGISLVVAYFTYASDDEQERILVSIYVICAVLVTIVCTNLHIMAKAFGSLFISQGRHLRRSVRHNEGAPLTALGTEVALMTDMIKCLDAFTNQQSRLVGVVDALDSCDTERILSVLNAIQTLLSSPNRPFVLLIAVDPHVIAKAAEANSRRLFTEGGIGGHDFLRNLVHLPVYLQNSGLRKVQRAQMTAMLFKRNYSEFPNEDGPTLGHSVSARRLSNASEIMSSQEKLRSSHNPGRSGGKKLRLSESVASSIGSNLHRLGQNPQGVLDLSRMMLTDDYFSDVNPRSMRRLMNVIYITVRLLKAFQIDFSWYRLSSWINLTEQWPLRASMIVLQHDNFMDSYDDNLPLQAVYEKVRPKIACLREAAPLLELDRDERKLDAFLQLHKSDLLVADLRIFLPFTINLDPYLRKVLKEDQQSIEDEGTLMLQNKPSVNTAVRIPPPTPTYVPSPAVYPPYQLFHNDYEMRHRNPSTISESALTPLIGSPSESFADDVLQTKLSDLTVEGVISLIERVDDLRPALPKLSPILRENAINGRVLKYCDINDLKGVLGLNFGHWELFRLLINTLRDCEKMQRKFKPTPAIADVPAAANTAAPKDTTDTHTLAPSQPHSRKNSTTSHMEKQVTLEEQMICGALQTLNEEAFEDVASSERPSPSGLPTDSELQLINTQSTTMPPASPVAQRRDSILKHQNSVKTDKHVSIKQDTQKSGSNKLQMTSNLEYISEKPSSLCSSASTLPSSGSTTLERRPSKTGTGPRPASLVITMNDHKGSQFKLVRSSSVDYEDIESQAPQGTVSKIILAEHLQEDESAPLVFTVHK, from the exons CATCTCAATCGGTACGGAGATTCTATGGGTTCATTAGCACATCGAGCGCTCCTACAATATGTGGACTCTAATGACCTATCCGGTTTGCGCGCTATCTTAGATAGTCGGCATTTATCCGTCGATGATCGTGATGAG aatggCACCACTGGACTTATGGTTGTTGCTGGACGTGGCTTAACTGTTTTTGTGCGGGAATTTTTGGCTCGCGGTGCAGATGTCCAAGCGGAGGACAATGACAACTGGACAGCACTATTGTGCGCGGCCAAGAATGGCCACTTCGATATCGTACAATTGCTTATCGATAATGGTGCAGATGTTGAGCACCGTGATATG GGCGGTTGGACGGCGCTAATGTGGGCTGCATATCGTGGTCATACCGATCTGGTGCGCTTTCTGCTGGAGAAGGGCGCAGATGTGAATGTGCATGGCAACTACCATCTGGGCCCACTTCTTTGGGCTGCCGGTCGTGGCTTCAAGGAGATTGTTGACCTCTTGGTGCAACGTGGTGCTAAAGTGAATGTTGGTGATAAGTATGGCACGACTGCGCTTGTGTGGGCGTGCCGTAAAGGCAATGCTGAGATAGTCGATACTCTGCTAAAAGCCGGTGCTAATGTCGACACAGCGGGCATGTATTCGTGGACGCCGCTACTGGTGGCCACTTCGGACGGGCACACAGACTGTGTCACTTCGCTGTTGGAGAAGAGACCCAATGTGAATGCGCTGGACAAGGATGGTATGACGGCGTTGGCGATTGCGAGCCGTGAGGGCTTCCAG GAAATTTGCGCTGCTCTAATCGCCGCTGGTGCATACATTAACATACAAGACCGCGCCGGCGATACCCCCCTCATACATGCCGTTAAAGGCGGGCATCGTGGCGTCGTTGAGGCACTGCTGAAAAAGCACGCTGACGTCGATATTCAAGGCAAGGATCGAAAAACAGGTATCTACACGGCGGTGGAGAAGGGTCACACGCATATCGTGAAACTACTTTTATCCACGAATCCCGATCTCGAAGCAGCAACCAAAGATGGTGACACCGCCTTACTGCGTGCCGTGCGTAATCGTAATTTAGAAATCGTGCTAATGCTGCTCGATCGCAAAGCAAAAGTAACGGCAAGTGACAAGCGTGGTGACAGCTGCCTGCACATTGCCATGCGCGCGCGGTCCAAGGCGATCGTTGAGGCTTTGCTGCGTAACCCGAAAAACAGTCAACTATTGTATAGGGCGAATAAGGCTGGTGAGACGCCATACAACATTGATACCATACATCAAAAGACAATACTTGGACAGGTATTCGGTGCTCGGCGACTAAATACAAATGAAGACTCGGAAGGCATGCTCGGCTATGAACTGTACTCATCCGCTTTGGCCGATGTATTGAGTGAGCCCACGCTAACCACACCCATTACGGTGGGTTTGTACGCCAAGTGGGGCAGTGGCAAGAGTTTTCTGCTGAACAAACTCCGCGACGAGATGAACAATTTCGCACGCCAGTGGGCGGAACCACCCATAAAGACTAGTGGACTGCTATTTATTGTGAATTTGCACATCGCTCTGGTGCTAGGCACTATAGTCGGTTTGTCTTCGTGGTCTGCTATGTGGGGTACGATAGCGGCGAtactttatttagttttgaccTACCTCCTGCTCGCCAGTATTAAGTACGCTAACAACCACATGGACGTGTATTGGGCCTATTCGGTGCAGCATGGCATTAAAAAGCGTATTGGACGCCTGCGACTTATTCTACAGGTGGCGTTCTGCCATCCGCCAGGTGCGCAAGCGGATGCCCAAGCGAAGCCAGTGCGTTTCCATTTCGCAGAGGCGAGCAGTGCATCGCCGACGGGTGAGGGGGCCGTTACACATATGTTGGCCGCTCTGTTCGAGGCAATCGAATCGCACTATGGTTGGCTTTCGACGCGGTTGTATCGCGCTTTTCGCCCCAAAGCGCTGAAAGCGACGTCTGGATGGCGGTGGCGGCGCATGTGTTGTATGCCGATTGTGATCATCTTCGAGCTGGCTTTATTAACGCTAATAACGGGTATCTCACTCGTGGTGGCATATTTTACATATGCTTCGGACGATGAACAGGAAAGGATACTCGTCTCGATTTATGTGATTTGCGCCGTTTTAGTGACTATTGTCTGCACAAATTTACATATAATGGCCAAGGCGTTCGGTTCGCTGTTTATTTCGCAGGGCCGTCATTTGCGGAGGTCGGTGCGGCATAATGAGGGCGCGCCCCTGACCGCGTTGGGAACGGAAGTGGCACTGATGACAGATATGATTAAG TGCCTCGATGCCTTTACAAATCAACAAAGTCGTCTGGTAGGCGTGGTGGATGCATTGGACTCCTGCGATACGGAGCGTATTCTCTCCGTGCTCAATGCGATACAAACACTGCTCTCCTCACCGAATCGGCCCTTTGTTCTACTCATCGCTGTCGATCCACACGTGATCGCCAAAGCAGCCGAAGCTAACAGTAGACGTCTTTTCACCGAAGGCGGAATTGGCGGACACGATTTCCTACGCAACCTCGTACATTTACCGGTGTATTTGCAAAATTCCGGTTTGCGGAAAGTACAACGCGCCCAAATGACTGCAATGCTCTTCAAACGTAACTACAGTGAATTTCCCAACGAAGATGGGCCGACACTGGGTCATTCGGTTTCAGCGCGTCGCTTGTCGAATGCGTCTGAAATTATGTCAAGTCAAGAGAAACTGCGTTCGTCACATAATCCAGGGCGCAGTGGCGGAAAGAAGTTGCGCTTGTCCGAGTCGGTGGCCAGTTCGATTGGCTCAAATCTACATCGCTTGGGTCAAAATCCGCAAGGTGTACTCGATTTGTCGCGTATGATGCTAACCGATGACTACTTCAGCGATGTGAATCCGCGTAGCATGCGGCGACTCATGAACGTCATCTACATAAcag TACGCTTACTGAAAGCATTCCAAATAGACTTTAGTTGGTATCGTTTAAGTTCGTGGATAAATTTAACGGAGCAGTGGCCGTTGCGTGCTAGTATGATTGTACTGCAGCACGACAACTTCATGGATTCCTATGACGACAATTTGCCACTACAAGCAGTATATGAAAA AGTACGCCCGAAGATCGCTTGCCTACGCGAAGCTGCGCCTCTACTCGAACTCGATCGTGATGAGCGCAAGTTAGACGCCTTTTTACAGTTGCATAAATCGGATTTGCTCGTGGCGGATTTGCGAATATTCCTGCCCTTCACAATTAATCTCGACCCATACTTGAGAAAAGTATTGAAAG AGGACCAACAATCAATCGAGGATGAAGGCACGCTAATGCTGCAAAATAAGCCTAGTGTTAACACTGCCGTACGCATACCCCCACCAACGCCTACGTATGTGCCTTCACCTGCTGTTTACCCACCATATCAACTATTCCACAACGATTATGAGATGAGACATCGAAATCCCAGTACGATCTCGGAGAGTGCATTAACGCCCTTGATCGGGTCGCCAAGTGAATCTTTCGCC GATGACGTGCTGCAGACAAAATTGTCCGACCTAACTGTGGAAGGTGTTATAAGCCTAATCGAACGTGTGGATGATCTGCGTCCCGCTTTACCCAAATTGTCACCAATTCTCAGAGAAAATGCGATTAATGGACGCGTACTGAAGTACTGCGATATTAACGATCTGAAAGGG gTTTTAGGTCTTAATTTTGGTCACTGGGAGTTGTTCCGGTTGCTTATAAACACGCTGCGAGACTGCGAGAAAATGCAACGCAAATTCAAGCCAACACCTGCGATAGCCGATGTGCCAGCAGCAGCAAACACAGCGGCGCCCAAAGACACCACAGATACACATACCCTGGCGCCTAGTCAGCCGCATTCACGCAAAAATTCCACCACCAGTCACATGGAAAAACAG gtTACGCTCGAGGAACAAATGATTTGTGGCGCTCTGCAAACCCTCAACGAGGAGGCTTTCGAAGATGTGGCTAGCAGTGAACGACCCAGTCCATCGGGTTTGCCTACAG ATTCTGAGCTGCAGCTAATCAATACCCAATCAACCACAATGCCACCAGCGTCACCGGTGGCACAGCGACGCGACTCTATACTGAAGCATCAGAACAGCGTGAAAACTGATAAACACGTCAGCATCAAGCAGGACACCCAAAAGAGTGGCAGCAATAAGTTACAAATGACCTCAAATCTTGAGTATATCTCCGAAAAACCATCCTCGTTGTGCTCGTCTGCCTCAACTCTGCCGTCCAGCGGTTCGACAACGTTAGAGCGGCGGCCCAGTAAAACGGGAACAG GTCCACGACCCGCTTCGTTGGTCATCACAATGAACGACCACAAAGGCTCACAATTCAAGTTGGTGCGCTCTTCCTCGGTGGACTACGAAGATATCGAGAGCCAAGCGCCGCAAGGCACTGTAAGCAAAATTATACTGGCCGAACACCTGCAGGAGGATGAATCAGCGCCGTTAGTTTTCACTGTACACAAATGA
- the LOC128868175 gene encoding kinase D-interacting substrate of 220 kDa B isoform X1 — translation MKNSLSTTKEDEAEGNSCEETRRTAPRLSHMGRAFSEMSPLNPASTTSCRGAGTTIHFRRDSGHYGNIFPFGFLRTSLQKTGNSMQHLNRYGDSMGSLAHRALLQYVDSNDLSGLRAILDSRHLSVDDRDENGTTGLMVVAGRGLTVFVREFLARGADVQAEDNDNWTALLCAAKNGHFDIVQLLIDNGADVEHRDMGGWTALMWAAYRGHTDLVRFLLEKGADVNVHGNYHLGPLLWAAGRGFKEIVDLLVQRGAKVNVGDKYGTTALVWACRKGNAEIVDTLLKAGANVDTAGMYSWTPLLVATSDGHTDCVTSLLEKRPNVNALDKDGMTALAIASREGFQEICAALIAAGAYINIQDRAGDTPLIHAVKGGHRGVVEALLKKHADVDIQGKDRKTGIYTAVEKGHTHIVKLLLSTNPDLEAATKDGDTALLRAVRNRNLEIVLMLLDRKAKVTASDKRGDSCLHIAMRARSKAIVEALLRNPKNSQLLYRANKAGETPYNIDTIHQKTILGQVFGARRLNTNEDSEGMLGYELYSSALADVLSEPTLTTPITVGLYAKWGSGKSFLLNKLRDEMNNFARQWAEPPIKTSGLLFIVNLHIALVLGTIVGLSSWSAMWGTIAAILYLVLTYLLLASIKYANNHMDVYWAYSVQHGIKKRIGRLRLILQVAFCHPPGAQADAQAKPVRFHFAEASSASPTGEGAVTHMLAALFEAIESHYGWLSTRLYRAFRPKALKATSGWRWRRMCCMPIVIIFELALLTLITGISLVVAYFTYASDDEQERILVSIYVICAVLVTIVCTNLHIMAKAFGSLFISQGRHLRRSVRHNEGAPLTALGTEVALMTDMIKCLDAFTNQQSRLVGVVDALDSCDTERILSVLNAIQTLLSSPNRPFVLLIAVDPHVIAKAAEANSRRLFTEGGIGGHDFLRNLVHLPVYLQNSGLRKVQRAQMTAMLFKRNYSEFPNEDGPTLGHSVSARRLSNASEIMSSQEKLRSSHNPGRSGGKKLRLSESVASSIGSNLHRLGQNPQGVLDLSRMMLTDDYFSDVNPRSMRRLMNVIYITVRLLKAFQIDFSWYRLSSWINLTEQWPLRASMIVLQHDNFMDSYDDNLPLQAVYEKVRPKIACLREAAPLLELDRDERKLDAFLQLHKSDLLVADLRIFLPFTINLDPYLRKVLKEDQQSIEDEGTLMLQNKPSVNTAVRIPPPTPTYVPSPAVYPPYQLFHNDYEMRHRNPSTISESALTPLIGSPSESFADDVLQTKLSDLTVEGVISLIERVDDLRPALPKLSPILRENAINGRVLKYCDINDLKGVLGLNFGHWELFRLLINTLRDCEKMQRKFKPTPAIADVPAAANTAAPKDTTDTHTLAPSQPHSRKNSTTSHMEKQVTLEEQMICGALQTLNEEAFEDVASSERPSPSGLPTGEMLAAAAQLQLAPIRESSEFGSPSDDLKFNHFLQYANNNNYGNFHTQQHNHSGSTHSLQSIGIGGGGGGVVGVNSGIHMGNGGSGVLLSGVNNTGSGGGIGGSGGVSSDIYKLRHSIVGDASTQAAVQMLTTGGHSHSRNQRHHSVGDDLLYDTLTPQMRSPVQQQYQQQQQQQQRNTVPTVVVIPNTNGDHDINDTSL, via the exons CATCTCAATCGGTACGGAGATTCTATGGGTTCATTAGCACATCGAGCGCTCCTACAATATGTGGACTCTAATGACCTATCCGGTTTGCGCGCTATCTTAGATAGTCGGCATTTATCCGTCGATGATCGTGATGAG aatggCACCACTGGACTTATGGTTGTTGCTGGACGTGGCTTAACTGTTTTTGTGCGGGAATTTTTGGCTCGCGGTGCAGATGTCCAAGCGGAGGACAATGACAACTGGACAGCACTATTGTGCGCGGCCAAGAATGGCCACTTCGATATCGTACAATTGCTTATCGATAATGGTGCAGATGTTGAGCACCGTGATATG GGCGGTTGGACGGCGCTAATGTGGGCTGCATATCGTGGTCATACCGATCTGGTGCGCTTTCTGCTGGAGAAGGGCGCAGATGTGAATGTGCATGGCAACTACCATCTGGGCCCACTTCTTTGGGCTGCCGGTCGTGGCTTCAAGGAGATTGTTGACCTCTTGGTGCAACGTGGTGCTAAAGTGAATGTTGGTGATAAGTATGGCACGACTGCGCTTGTGTGGGCGTGCCGTAAAGGCAATGCTGAGATAGTCGATACTCTGCTAAAAGCCGGTGCTAATGTCGACACAGCGGGCATGTATTCGTGGACGCCGCTACTGGTGGCCACTTCGGACGGGCACACAGACTGTGTCACTTCGCTGTTGGAGAAGAGACCCAATGTGAATGCGCTGGACAAGGATGGTATGACGGCGTTGGCGATTGCGAGCCGTGAGGGCTTCCAG GAAATTTGCGCTGCTCTAATCGCCGCTGGTGCATACATTAACATACAAGACCGCGCCGGCGATACCCCCCTCATACATGCCGTTAAAGGCGGGCATCGTGGCGTCGTTGAGGCACTGCTGAAAAAGCACGCTGACGTCGATATTCAAGGCAAGGATCGAAAAACAGGTATCTACACGGCGGTGGAGAAGGGTCACACGCATATCGTGAAACTACTTTTATCCACGAATCCCGATCTCGAAGCAGCAACCAAAGATGGTGACACCGCCTTACTGCGTGCCGTGCGTAATCGTAATTTAGAAATCGTGCTAATGCTGCTCGATCGCAAAGCAAAAGTAACGGCAAGTGACAAGCGTGGTGACAGCTGCCTGCACATTGCCATGCGCGCGCGGTCCAAGGCGATCGTTGAGGCTTTGCTGCGTAACCCGAAAAACAGTCAACTATTGTATAGGGCGAATAAGGCTGGTGAGACGCCATACAACATTGATACCATACATCAAAAGACAATACTTGGACAGGTATTCGGTGCTCGGCGACTAAATACAAATGAAGACTCGGAAGGCATGCTCGGCTATGAACTGTACTCATCCGCTTTGGCCGATGTATTGAGTGAGCCCACGCTAACCACACCCATTACGGTGGGTTTGTACGCCAAGTGGGGCAGTGGCAAGAGTTTTCTGCTGAACAAACTCCGCGACGAGATGAACAATTTCGCACGCCAGTGGGCGGAACCACCCATAAAGACTAGTGGACTGCTATTTATTGTGAATTTGCACATCGCTCTGGTGCTAGGCACTATAGTCGGTTTGTCTTCGTGGTCTGCTATGTGGGGTACGATAGCGGCGAtactttatttagttttgaccTACCTCCTGCTCGCCAGTATTAAGTACGCTAACAACCACATGGACGTGTATTGGGCCTATTCGGTGCAGCATGGCATTAAAAAGCGTATTGGACGCCTGCGACTTATTCTACAGGTGGCGTTCTGCCATCCGCCAGGTGCGCAAGCGGATGCCCAAGCGAAGCCAGTGCGTTTCCATTTCGCAGAGGCGAGCAGTGCATCGCCGACGGGTGAGGGGGCCGTTACACATATGTTGGCCGCTCTGTTCGAGGCAATCGAATCGCACTATGGTTGGCTTTCGACGCGGTTGTATCGCGCTTTTCGCCCCAAAGCGCTGAAAGCGACGTCTGGATGGCGGTGGCGGCGCATGTGTTGTATGCCGATTGTGATCATCTTCGAGCTGGCTTTATTAACGCTAATAACGGGTATCTCACTCGTGGTGGCATATTTTACATATGCTTCGGACGATGAACAGGAAAGGATACTCGTCTCGATTTATGTGATTTGCGCCGTTTTAGTGACTATTGTCTGCACAAATTTACATATAATGGCCAAGGCGTTCGGTTCGCTGTTTATTTCGCAGGGCCGTCATTTGCGGAGGTCGGTGCGGCATAATGAGGGCGCGCCCCTGACCGCGTTGGGAACGGAAGTGGCACTGATGACAGATATGATTAAG TGCCTCGATGCCTTTACAAATCAACAAAGTCGTCTGGTAGGCGTGGTGGATGCATTGGACTCCTGCGATACGGAGCGTATTCTCTCCGTGCTCAATGCGATACAAACACTGCTCTCCTCACCGAATCGGCCCTTTGTTCTACTCATCGCTGTCGATCCACACGTGATCGCCAAAGCAGCCGAAGCTAACAGTAGACGTCTTTTCACCGAAGGCGGAATTGGCGGACACGATTTCCTACGCAACCTCGTACATTTACCGGTGTATTTGCAAAATTCCGGTTTGCGGAAAGTACAACGCGCCCAAATGACTGCAATGCTCTTCAAACGTAACTACAGTGAATTTCCCAACGAAGATGGGCCGACACTGGGTCATTCGGTTTCAGCGCGTCGCTTGTCGAATGCGTCTGAAATTATGTCAAGTCAAGAGAAACTGCGTTCGTCACATAATCCAGGGCGCAGTGGCGGAAAGAAGTTGCGCTTGTCCGAGTCGGTGGCCAGTTCGATTGGCTCAAATCTACATCGCTTGGGTCAAAATCCGCAAGGTGTACTCGATTTGTCGCGTATGATGCTAACCGATGACTACTTCAGCGATGTGAATCCGCGTAGCATGCGGCGACTCATGAACGTCATCTACATAAcag TACGCTTACTGAAAGCATTCCAAATAGACTTTAGTTGGTATCGTTTAAGTTCGTGGATAAATTTAACGGAGCAGTGGCCGTTGCGTGCTAGTATGATTGTACTGCAGCACGACAACTTCATGGATTCCTATGACGACAATTTGCCACTACAAGCAGTATATGAAAA AGTACGCCCGAAGATCGCTTGCCTACGCGAAGCTGCGCCTCTACTCGAACTCGATCGTGATGAGCGCAAGTTAGACGCCTTTTTACAGTTGCATAAATCGGATTTGCTCGTGGCGGATTTGCGAATATTCCTGCCCTTCACAATTAATCTCGACCCATACTTGAGAAAAGTATTGAAAG AGGACCAACAATCAATCGAGGATGAAGGCACGCTAATGCTGCAAAATAAGCCTAGTGTTAACACTGCCGTACGCATACCCCCACCAACGCCTACGTATGTGCCTTCACCTGCTGTTTACCCACCATATCAACTATTCCACAACGATTATGAGATGAGACATCGAAATCCCAGTACGATCTCGGAGAGTGCATTAACGCCCTTGATCGGGTCGCCAAGTGAATCTTTCGCC GATGACGTGCTGCAGACAAAATTGTCCGACCTAACTGTGGAAGGTGTTATAAGCCTAATCGAACGTGTGGATGATCTGCGTCCCGCTTTACCCAAATTGTCACCAATTCTCAGAGAAAATGCGATTAATGGACGCGTACTGAAGTACTGCGATATTAACGATCTGAAAGGG gTTTTAGGTCTTAATTTTGGTCACTGGGAGTTGTTCCGGTTGCTTATAAACACGCTGCGAGACTGCGAGAAAATGCAACGCAAATTCAAGCCAACACCTGCGATAGCCGATGTGCCAGCAGCAGCAAACACAGCGGCGCCCAAAGACACCACAGATACACATACCCTGGCGCCTAGTCAGCCGCATTCACGCAAAAATTCCACCACCAGTCACATGGAAAAACAG gtTACGCTCGAGGAACAAATGATTTGTGGCGCTCTGCAAACCCTCAACGAGGAGGCTTTCGAAGATGTGGCTAGCAGTGAACGACCCAGTCCATCGGGTTTGCCTACAGGTGAGATGTTAGCTGCAGCTGCACAACTGCAATTAGCGCCTATACGCGAGTCATCGGAATTTGGTTCACCATCCGATGACCTCAAATTTAATCACTTCCTACAGTAtgccaacaataacaactacgGCAATTTTCACACACAACAGCACAATCATAGTGGCAGCACGCATTCGCTGCAGAGTATTGGtattggtggtggtggtggtggtgttgttggtgttaataGCGGTATTCATATGGGCAATGGAGGCAGTGGCGTATTACTTAGTGGCGTTAATAATACTGGTAGTGGTGGTGGAATTGGTGGAAGTGGTGGGGTTAGTAGTGATATTTATAAATTGCGTCATAGTATTGTTGGTGATGCCAGCACCCAGGCAGCTGTTCAGATGCTAACAACTGGTGGTCATAGTCACAGCCGCAATCAGCGCCATCATTCGGTCGGCGACGATTTACTCTATGACACGCTAACACCGCAAATGCGATCACCTGTACAGCAACAGtatcagcaacagcaacaacaacaacagcgtaaTACAGTACCAACAGTTGTTGTGATTCCAAATACGAATGGCGACCATGACATCAACGATACGTCTCTATAG